The Sphaerochaeta sp. nucleotide sequence TCGATAACCGGGGTGATGGTCGTGTACTTGTTGTAGTACGCGGCACGCTTGGTGATGAACGGCTCGAGGTTGTTGTCCTTGGCTACCTTGGCGACGTCGATCGTCTTCAGGGACGGGAACGAAGCGCCGGTGGTCAGACGGTAGGTCTGCACATACTCGCCTTCCAGGAACTTGATCAATCTCCACGCAGCCGCTTCTTTGGCCGATCCATCGGGAATCGAGGAGCTCATGCCCCAACCAGTTCCGACGACACCAGAGTTGGAATCATGGATGATCTCACCAGGAAGAGCCGGCATAGCCATCAACTCGAACTCGTTCTGCTGGCGCTCCGGACTGATCAGACCCTGTCCGGTGGTGATATCCGTCTGGAAGCTCGCCGTTGACCAGTCGCCGTCGATGTAGAACGCGGCCAGATTGGACGCGAACGCGCCACGAGAAGAACCGTATCCGCTCTGCAGACTGTTGCGGTTGATCATGCCACTCTTGTACATGTCATCGATCAGGTTCAGGGAATCCAGGAACCACTTGTCGGTGAACTTGATCTCGCCGTTGGCAAGCCTGGTATACCAGTCCGTCCCGCCGTAGCGGCCTACGACCAGAGAGAACAAGCAGGACTGCATTACCCACGCATCCTTGTTGTCCATGGCGATCAGATCGATGCCCTTGGCCTTCAACGCTGGGATCATCGCCTTCATGTCCTCATAGGTCTTCGGAACTTCAAATCCGTTGTCCTTCAGGAGTTTGGTGTTGACATACAGCATGTTGGTCGTCGTGATGCCGTTGGGAAGCTCGCCAAGATATCCGGCGAACTGCGGGGCAAGCGCGGCGGGATTATACTTGTCGACCAATCCATCCTTTTTCAGGAACGGCATCAAATCCTTGACGCTGTGGGTGGTATGCAGACTGGTGGATCTTCCACTCGGCCACATATAGATGACATCAGGAACCTGACCAGCGGCGATGTACGCCTCGGTCTTCTGATGGAACGGTTCGTTGAACAGATCCTCACGGACAAGCTTGATGTCCGGATTGTCTTTTGCGAACTTGTCCCAGATCATCGTGACCTCGTTCGCGCTGTTCGGTTCAGACATATCGAGATAATTCAGAACCGTCAATGTGATCGGCTCTCCCGCTTTCGTTTCCGTGGTCGCAGCCGGCGCGCTTTCCTTGGTTCCCTGGGAGAACACGGGGATTGCTGCCATCAGCAATGCCAAGCAAACAACAAGACCCTTTTTCAAACCTGTCATTTTCACTCCTCCTATGACAAATTCTTGTGATATGCAAATTAGTTCATACATTGTACAAACTAATTTTACCATCGTTCTGGTGAGCTGTAAACAAAATTCGTATCAACTCACCCCTTGACCGCGCCGGCGCTGACGCCTTTGGTGATCTCCTTGTGGAACACCGCGTAGAACGCCAGCATCGGGATCAATCCAATGACCAACGAGGCGAACTGTTTGCCGAAGTCACTGGACAGAGCGCCAGCGAATTTCTGCACACCGACCGGAAGGCTCTTCAGGCTTTCCTTGCTGGTCAGAATGTTGATCAACATGAATTCGTTCCATGTCCCGGTAACCGTCATGATCGCCACCGTCGTGGCCACCGGAGCGGCCATCGGCACGATGATCGCCCCGAAAATCTTGAAGTAGGTGGCGCCATCGATACGGGCCGATTCCACCAACGCGGTGGGGATGCTCTTGATGTACTCCGTACAGAGGTAGATGCCCATCGGCATGGCGATGCCGATGTAGGGGATCAATACGCCCAGACGGGTATTGTACAGATGCGCCCAGTTGGCCAGCAGGAACAACGGAACCATGATGGACTGGAGCGTCAGCAGCAGCCCGATGACGAAGGAACCGTGCAAAAACGGCGTCGCCTTGTTTGCGATTTTGGCGAACGCGAAACTGGCCATCATGCTGAAGATCAACGTGACGACGGTGGTGATGCCGGTGTAGATGACGCTGTTCATGATCATCGTGGGGAAGTTGCCTTTCACCCACGCGTAGGTGTAGTTCAGCGTCGTCCATTTCTTGGGGAATCCCAAACGGTTCAGCTGGAACTCCGTGGTGGTCTTGAAGCTGTTCAACACCAACCAGATCAACGGATACAGCGCAAGAACGGTAAAAGCCAGCAATACCAGATACGCCACAAACAATCCGATGCGAGAGGTCACTGACCGTTTGTCCTTGATGTTCGCCATAGGTTATTCCCTCCCCCCGAATTTGTTCTCCGCCAGCTTGGTAAGGCCGATCAACAGGAAGCTGATGGCCACCATCACCGTACTGATGGCGTTTGCCATCGGGTAATCCGGCGCGTTGATGAACGCCTTGTCATACATGTAGACGGAGAGAACCGACGTCCGGTGAGCCGGACCTCCGGCGGTCATGACGTAGATCAAATCAAAGCTCTTCAAGCTTCCGCTGATGGCCAGGATGGCGCTGGTGACGATGACACCGGAGAGCGCGGGCAGAATGATGTACCGGAGCGCCTGCATCTCGCTGGCACCATCAATCTTCGCCGCCTCAATGATCGAACTGTCAATCTTCTGCAAGTTGGCGATGAAGATGATCAGGTAGTTGCCGGTGTACATCCACAGGATGACGAACAACACCGGCGCCATCGGATGATTGACCGACCCTTGGTACACATAATCCGGTTTGAACATCTTCACCAGTTCCGGGTACGCGCCACGCGGCGAGAAAAACGCGCTCCACAAAATACCGATGACAACGGTGGAGATGACGCACGGCAGGAAGATCATCGACTGGAAGAAATCCGCCGCCTTGACGATGCCGCGATACAGGATGTAGGCCAGAATGAAACCAAGCGGAATCTGCCCGAACACGGAGATCAAGACGATCCACATGTTGTTTTTCAGCGCCATGTAGAAGTACGGATCATGGAACAACACCTTGTACTTGTAGAAGCCGACCAGCTTCCATGGCACCTTGGCGCCAAACAGTTTGCCCCCTTTGAAGTTGCTTACCGAAAGCAAAATGGAGACAACTGTCGGAAACGCCAGCACGAGGAAATAAATTAGAAACCCCGGCAGCACCAGCATCCAGTACGCGGTGCGTTGCTCCCGCAAGGAGCTTTTCATCGTCGCATGTTTTTCAATCATCTTCTTCCCTCTTTTGGTATCCATGCTGCATGGAACGTTTCGACTGCGCCAACACGTCATCCCACGTGAAATGGCACCGATTTTCCATCTCGGTAAGTTCCGGAACGGAAAACAATTTCTCAAGGAACATCAACGCCGCGCCTTCCGCCACTACGGTATCCTCCGCGTTGCAGACAAGCGTACAGCCCACCTTTTTCAATACCGCTTTGAACTGGGGGCACCTGCGTTCCATCATGGAATCCAGCCGCGCCTGGTCACTGAACGGTTGTCCATGGATGAACACGGTGCGGGGATCCAGGACGGAAACGACGGGAACCAGCGAGGCGAACAGATCGGCCATCCAGGATTCCCACGCTTCCGGTTCACTGGCGGAGCGGACCAACACATCACGGTCAAGACCGGTCTGTCCAAGGTTGTCCCCTCTCCACGAAAGCGTACAGATCTCACCACTGGCATGGTGGCTGCCGGCGTAGATTTTTCTTCCCAGGCACAGGCCGATGCCCACACCGATGCCGCTGCGGTCACCGAACTGGTAACTGCCTTCATGATAATCGGCGATCACCGTAATGAAATCGCCAAGATCAATGCCACGGTGGTGGGCCATTTCCAGCCACGCGGTGCAATTGGCGTCGTTCTCGACGAACACCGGCACGTGATAGCGCTTATGAAAAAAGGAATAGCAATCGTAGTTATGCAATTTGAACGGTTCTGCGTACAGGATCACGCCATTATCCGCATTGACGATGCCAGGGATGCCGATGCATACGGCAAGAAGCGGAATTCCAACCTCTTCCACTTTCTCCAACGCGATCTTCATCAGGAACGTGAACACCCCATCGAAATCCACCTGGGGGATATTGCCACTCTGCTTCCACAGCACCGCTCCGGTGAGGTCAAGCAATACGGCGCGGTAGTGGGATGGCTGGATATCGAAACCAACCACACAACCGAAGGAGGGATTCAATCGAAGCGTGATGGGCTTTCTCCCGCCCTTGGACATGCCATCCCCCGTCTCCCCCTCATAGACGACGTTTTCGTCCAGCAATAGTGGAGATGATCGAAGTCACCGTGGAACGGTACAAGTCAAGCTGACGCGCGATCTCCACCCTGCTGATGCCAGGGTTCTTCCAGATCATCTGGCTGACCAGGGCGATGTTGGCGTTCTTCTGATAATTGTTGTTGTTTATTCGCATGACTTGTCCTATACTTACATTGCATCAGGCAGGAATTGTTCGTACCTTGTACAAACTAATGTACACCCTGTTCCCACCCCTGTCAACAAAAAAATACCGCGGAGGTTTTGCATGATTTCCTACAATTATCAGGTACCTGCGCATGAGTTGTTGCTTCCATCCCCCAAAAGCATGGAAGAATCCGGCGGCCTGCTCAAACTGCACCTGGGCAGCGCCTACGCCCTTGATGAATCATTCAGACCCCTCGCTCCCCTATTGGAATCCCAGCTGGGACTGAACGAGGGATGCGAGGATGTGCTGCTTGGCCGCTCACCCGAACCGCTTCCCAAGGAGGCGTATACCCTGAAGGTCACCAAAGAGCAGGTCGTCGCCAAGGCGAGCGACATCCACGGGATGTTCAACGCCATCCAGACGCTCCGCCAACTGTATCTGGCAAATGATGGCCTGATCCCCTGCTGTCGTATCGAGGATGCGCCGGCATTCCCATGGCGTGGGTTCATGCTGGATTGCTCCCGTCACTTTTTCCCGGTGGATGAGATCAAAAAGTTGATCGATGTGGCCGCGATGCATCATCTGAACGTCTTCCACTGGCATCTGACTGACGACCAAGGGTGGCGTTTCCCGGTACAAGGGTATCCCCGGCTGGAGGAGATCGCCAGCAAACGGGTTGACCACGCGTACACCGACGGCCGGACCTATGGTGGCTTCTACAGCGAAGCGGACATCAAGGATGTGGTCCAGTTTGCCGAGGAGCGGATGGTTACCGTCGTGCCGGAGATCGAATGCCCCGGCCACGCGAGCGCGCTGCTCGCCGCCTATCCGGAGCTGGGCTGTTCCGGCGGCCCCTACCATGTGCGTGACCAGTGGGGGATATTCCCCGAGGTGATGTGCCCGGGCGAAGAGAAGGTGTTTGCCTTCATGGAAGCCGCCTTGGACAGCCTGTGCAGGCTGTTCCCCGGCCCATACATCCACATTGGGGGGGATGAGTGCCCCCACACCGCGTGGAAAAGCTGTCCCAAATGCCAGAAACGGATGCGGGAGGAAGGAATCGCCAACGAGGATGAACTGCAGGGCTGGTTCACCACCAAGATCGCCGAAATGGTCCACGCCCGTGGGAAGCGGTGCATCGGTTGGGATGAGGTGTGGGAATTCGCCGCGAAGGACAGCCTTCCGGATGATTTGATCATCATGTCATGGAGAGGCGCCGAAGGAGGCGTTTCCGCGGCAAAGCAGGGACACCAGATCATCATGTGCCCCAATACGGAAGGCGTCTATCTGGATTACCGGCATACCAATGATCCCAACGAGCCGGGAAACCTGGGGGTCTCCACCATCATGCAGACGGCGCGGTTCGATCCCATCAAGGAAGGCGTGGACCGTTCTCTGGTATTGGGAGGACAAGGAAACCTTTGGACGGAGAAAGTGCCGTTCGGAAGGATGGCGGAGTATCTGTTCTACCCTCGTCTCGCTGTCATCGCCGAGCGTCTGTGGCAACCACAGGATCCGGCAGGGCTGCCCGACAAACTCTCCTGGGAAGGGAAGAAGCTGGACAAACTTGGCGTTCTCTCCTACCGGGGCCCGTTGGAATAAACGCCTTTGGACATGAAGAAACCTCCCCGTCATGAGGAGGTTTTTTCATCTTCACGAGCGCTTCTGGTATTTTTCCTGGAGCAGGTGATGTTCTCCATCCCGATAGATCAACAGGTTGAAGCCAACCTTGGTGATCACTTCCCCACCCACCTTGTCAGCGAGTTGGTGGCCGATCGTCTCCGCATCCTCTTTGTGGGATTGGAAACGCACCTTCACCAGTTCCTGCGCCTTCAGCGCCAGATCCAGATGCGCCGCGACACGATCATCAAAGCCGTTCTTCCCTACCATGACCACCGGGGAGAGCGTCTGCCCATAGTTCCGTAAAAACGCGCGAAAATCACT carries:
- a CDS encoding beta-N-acetylhexosaminidase; the protein is MISYNYQVPAHELLLPSPKSMEESGGLLKLHLGSAYALDESFRPLAPLLESQLGLNEGCEDVLLGRSPEPLPKEAYTLKVTKEQVVAKASDIHGMFNAIQTLRQLYLANDGLIPCCRIEDAPAFPWRGFMLDCSRHFFPVDEIKKLIDVAAMHHLNVFHWHLTDDQGWRFPVQGYPRLEEIASKRVDHAYTDGRTYGGFYSEADIKDVVQFAEERMVTVVPEIECPGHASALLAAYPELGCSGGPYHVRDQWGIFPEVMCPGEEKVFAFMEAALDSLCRLFPGPYIHIGGDECPHTAWKSCPKCQKRMREEGIANEDELQGWFTTKIAEMVHARGKRCIGWDEVWEFAAKDSLPDDLIIMSWRGAEGGVSAAKQGHQIIMCPNTEGVYLDYRHTNDPNEPGNLGVSTIMQTARFDPIKEGVDRSLVLGGQGNLWTEKVPFGRMAEYLFYPRLAVIAERLWQPQDPAGLPDKLSWEGKKLDKLGVLSYRGPLE
- a CDS encoding YhbY family RNA-binding protein, which codes for MDSDFRAFLRNYGQTLSPVVMVGKNGFDDRVAAHLDLALKAQELVKVRFQSHKEDAETIGHQLADKVGGEVITKVGFNLLIYRDGEHHLLQEKYQKRS
- a CDS encoding winged helix-turn-helix transcriptional regulator, with product MRINNNNYQKNANIALVSQMIWKNPGISRVEIARQLDLYRSTVTSIISTIAGRKRRL
- a CDS encoding sugar ABC transporter permease translates to MIEKHATMKSSLREQRTAYWMLVLPGFLIYFLVLAFPTVVSILLSVSNFKGGKLFGAKVPWKLVGFYKYKVLFHDPYFYMALKNNMWIVLISVFGQIPLGFILAYILYRGIVKAADFFQSMIFLPCVISTVVIGILWSAFFSPRGAYPELVKMFKPDYVYQGSVNHPMAPVLFVILWMYTGNYLIIFIANLQKIDSSIIEAAKIDGASEMQALRYIILPALSGVIVTSAILAISGSLKSFDLIYVMTAGGPAHRTSVLSVYMYDKAFINAPDYPMANAISTVMVAISFLLIGLTKLAENKFGGRE
- a CDS encoding carbohydrate ABC transporter permease, which codes for MANIKDKRSVTSRIGLFVAYLVLLAFTVLALYPLIWLVLNSFKTTTEFQLNRLGFPKKWTTLNYTYAWVKGNFPTMIMNSVIYTGITTVVTLIFSMMASFAFAKIANKATPFLHGSFVIGLLLTLQSIMVPLFLLANWAHLYNTRLGVLIPYIGIAMPMGIYLCTEYIKSIPTALVESARIDGATYFKIFGAIIVPMAAPVATTVAIMTVTGTWNEFMLINILTSKESLKSLPVGVQKFAGALSSDFGKQFASLVIGLIPMLAFYAVFHKEITKGVSAGAVKG
- a CDS encoding extracellular solute-binding protein, whose product is MAAIPVFSQGTKESAPAATTETKAGEPITLTVLNYLDMSEPNSANEVTMIWDKFAKDNPDIKLVREDLFNEPFHQKTEAYIAAGQVPDVIYMWPSGRSTSLHTTHSVKDLMPFLKKDGLVDKYNPAALAPQFAGYLGELPNGITTTNMLYVNTKLLKDNGFEVPKTYEDMKAMIPALKAKGIDLIAMDNKDAWVMQSCLFSLVVGRYGGTDWYTRLANGEIKFTDKWFLDSLNLIDDMYKSGMINRNSLQSGYGSSRGAFASNLAAFYIDGDWSTASFQTDITTGQGLISPERQQNEFELMAMPALPGEIIHDSNSGVVGTGWGMSSSIPDGSAKEAAAWRLIKFLEGEYVQTYRLTTGASFPSLKTIDVAKVAKDNNLEPFITKRAAYYNKYTTITPVIDGVLAGDVYNVINDGLQNIGLGTKTPAQVAKEVQAAWEAWKAANPQ
- a CDS encoding ROK family protein produces the protein MLDENVVYEGETGDGMSKGGRKPITLRLNPSFGCVVGFDIQPSHYRAVLLDLTGAVLWKQSGNIPQVDFDGVFTFLMKIALEKVEEVGIPLLAVCIGIPGIVNADNGVILYAEPFKLHNYDCYSFFHKRYHVPVFVENDANCTAWLEMAHHRGIDLGDFITVIADYHEGSYQFGDRSGIGVGIGLCLGRKIYAGSHHASGEICTLSWRGDNLGQTGLDRDVLVRSASEPEAWESWMADLFASLVPVVSVLDPRTVFIHGQPFSDQARLDSMMERRCPQFKAVLKKVGCTLVCNAEDTVVAEGAALMFLEKLFSVPELTEMENRCHFTWDDVLAQSKRSMQHGYQKREEDD